The sequence CAAAGGGCTGCACCAAATAGATTAAGGAATGTTCGTCTTTCAAAGAATATACATTAAATTCCTACTACATCGATAATTTTAGAAACATATTTACGTATTATATTTTCttacataaaaattatttttattatataagtaATTTCAATGAAATATTAGCGGAATAAATTTACAccatattaattttaagtttttaacttactttttttaattatttttttaaagtaggGTTCTCAAACTAACCCTTGGCATTTGAAAATTGCAATTATTCGTAATTCGAAAAGGAAATTGAGAAAGCGTGATTTGGTCAATAAGGCAaaaataaggggaaaaaaaaagaaaaaagaaaaaaaaagtcagcTATCCATGATTGGTGGGTTACCTTGAACCTTCCCGCACCTTGTTTTTCCCAATTTTCATCGgttattacaaataaaaattataaaggaataataaattatcactttttttttctacatattttagttcaaatttctatttgatacttagattttaaaatgctatatatttaatcattaaattttgaatctcgttttaatttagtccttaaattttaaaatattacaaatttaccTTTGAGATGTTTTAATTTGGTTATTGTATTTCCAGAtattatcttaatttttttattaaaatattcgCTACCTTAATTtcggttaattaattaaaaataattataaagtaaaattttaaatttaattttaaaagtgacgAAAATAGCgaaacttaaataattataattcttttaacgatttttagtttattaacaTAAAATAACTCTAAACACAGAATGTGATTCATTATTTGGTGAAAAGTTGagaataaaaatgtaaattttgaaacatagagaccaattgaaacaaaactcaaatattaaaagtaaaattatattattttgaaatctagagattaaattgagaataaatttaaaatttaagaactaaatgtataatattttaaaatttgataactaaataaaaactaaacccAAGACCTAGATTAAAAAGATatctttcaataataataataatataaaaaaataataaagttgaTGATCGGTACACGTAAAAGAAAGTCCTTTTCAGTTGCTCTTTCTTCGCTCCGACCTTCCTCCTGATTCATTGCCCTCCATTTCTTCTTTTCACTCTAATCTCCATTACTATATCTTCTTCAATCATAcagatttttcttcttcttcttcttcttcttcttcttcttcttcttctacacaaTTCAATTTCATATCCTTTGTAGAAAGGATTCTTGTTAGGAAAAAGTTTTTCAGTTGAAGGATTTTTGTTTGTCCCGTCGGTTGAAGGTGTTTTTTGTTGCCGCGTTGAGATCTGGTTTTGAATTCCTGCTACGATGCTGCACAAGAGCTTCAAGCCTGCTAAATGGTTGGTTTTTTATTGCctgattattttttttgtttctattcGTTGTTGAGAATGAGATTGTTCAACTAATTGCTTGGATTTTGGTTTGTTTCCTTAtaattttcgattttttttttggatttttttggcTTTTCTGTTCGATCAATTGATCGAATTTTATGcaaatttgtttttcatttgaattgaatttaattggCTCGGTGCAGTAAGACGTCGCTCAAGTTAGCGGTTTCGCGGATTAAGCTTTTGAGGAATAAGAAAGATGTTCAAATCAAGCAGCTGAAGGGAGATTTGGCTAAGTTGCTTGAGGCTGGACAGGATCAGACTGCTAGAATTCGGGTACTGTAATGTTATTCTTCGTCTCAGGAATTGATTGTATTTATTTGTGTCTTTATCGAGCCACCATGTTTTTGAGACCTAATGTCATATCGGTAGATGAAATTTATCGTTGCTGTATGATTTACGCTTTAATTCGATGATCTTTGCTCAAATCTCCTTTTCCTgaagaatttatattttaatcttatttcagGTTGAACACTTTGTTAGGGAGGAGAAATCGAAAGAAGCTTATGAACTCATTGAAATATTTTGCGAGCTAATTGTGGCGCGCATGCCAATGATCGAGTCACAAAAGTATGTCAATCTCTTTTCATCGAAGTTCTTTTTGTTGATTTCTTCTTATCTTTTTCTTATATGATATACTTTGATTTCAGAATGTGCCTTTGTATTTGATTTCATATGAGTTTTGGTTTCTCTTAAAGCAAAACTTCCcctagtgttgtatgtgttAACTTCTGATTTCTGAACATAAGCAGTAATTTCCAAAGAATGAAAAATTCTTTCACGTACAATTATTAATTCCATCTATGTTTTCATGTTCAGAAATTGTCCCATCGATTTGAAGGAAGCAGTTTCAAGTGTTATATTTGCATCGCCCAGATGTGCAGATATTCCCGAGCTCATGGATGTTCGTAAACactttaaatcaaaatatggAAAAGAATTCGTCTCAGCCGCAGTGGAGCTACGCCCAGAGTGTGGAGTGAATCGTATGGTAAACGTGTTAGCTGTTTTGCGTTGATAAGCTTGGGAAGTGTGGATTCTTTCTGTGAAAATAACTCAGTTTCATTGActttcctttccatttttaCAACTTTCCAGTTAGTCGAAAAACTATCTGCCAAAGCACCTGATGGGCAGAGCAAAATTAAAATCTTGACTGCAATTGCTGAGGAGTATAACATCAAATGGGACCCCAAATCCTTTGGTGACAACATCAACCCTCCGGCTGACTTCTTGgtaaattttagttttcataaaaattatttcctttaatgctcaaagtgatttttaCCAGGAAATGAAGACTTGgctgaattatttattttagtgtTGAATTTCTGTTTTATTAATACTAGTTATGAACTTTGTTGAGCAGAATGGACCAAATACTTTTGGGAAGTCTAATCAAATACAGATGGAGTCTATTGGTGGCCCATCCTCATTTGATCACAATAACAAAGAATCTTCTAGAATACACGTTCCATTCAAATTTAATGAAAGGCCTCATATACCTGAAAAATCCCCCGAGCACAGTTTGAGATCAAAACATCATTCCCAGCAATCCAACTTTGCTCATGTCGATGCCAATCAAAGAAACATCACTGGCCATCATAATTCAGAAACATCTTCTCGTAcgtgaaaaatatttttgatttAATCATCTTAATTTCTTTCCTCTCTATGAGCACATACATATTGAAGATAGTTACTTTTGCTTGGATTTGCAATCGTTGAATATATACTGAAGCCTGTGATATGCATAAATTAATGCAGAGGGGACGCATAGGCACTCAAATTCTGGTGaacaaattaattattcttCGAGTAGGCAGCAATGGAGTATGGATTTTAAAGATGCTACCTCCGCTGCAAAGGCAGCTGCTGAATCTGCGGAACTAGCAAGCCTCGCTGCTCGAGCTGCTGCAGAACTTTCTAGTCGTGGAAACATATCCCAACCATCCTCTTCAGAGTTCCAACATTCTTCGTCTTGTAATTTAAGGGCAGAAGGACCTCAAGGATACGCTAGTGTACATTTGCAAGATCAACAGCTTCCTAAAGACCAAGACGTCAGAGCCCCTTGTAAAAGTTCTACAACGGATGATAATTCGAGAGATGATGACACAAGAAGATACATGGGGGATGATTCCAAGAATTTTAGTTATCCGTCTTTGAGTGCTAGTAACAATGATGTTAACACATCTGCGACCAATTTCAATGCAGCAGACAGATACTCTTTCAAGAACTCATCCGAACCTAGGTTTAGTGATTCCCTTGGTAGTAGTGCCACTGTGGAGAAACAACCCAGAAAACAAGATGCAGACACGTCTGTGGCCAGTTTCAATGCTGCAGATAGATGCTCTTTCAAGAATTTGTCCGAACCTGTGTTCAGTGGCTCTCTTGATAGTGTGGATGAACAACCCAGAAACTTTGATTCTAATGCATCCGTCACTGATTTTAATGAATCAGACAGATACTCTCTCAAGAACCCAACTGAACCTGAGTTTAGTGGCTCTCTTGGTAGTACCCACATGGAGAAACAACCCAAAAACTTTGATGTAGAATATGTTAGCGATAAGCCGTTTGGTACGGGTTTTGACAGAACTAGTTCCTATGGGGATATGAGGATTGAAAATGATTCAATTAAAGTGCCTTCCCATGAGAAGTTGGGGAATGATGCCTATGAGAACCCTTTTGCCATGGATAAACCAAATGACAGTGAAAGTACTGTTGATACGAGTTTTAATGATCATGCCAGTGTGGTCTTTGATGATTATGGTCAAGATGATGATTATCTTCCAGACTACGATTTCCAGAGAAGAGAATCAATTCCGGAACTTTCATTGCCTAAGGGGAAGGTGCTAATAAATTCATCAACAGATGATACTTGGATCTTCAACCAAAACAAGGATGATTCTCCTGAGAAGGCTGTTTCACACTCGCAAAATTTTGATCGTACTTCTTTGTTTGCTGAAAATATAGGAAGTTTTGAGGATCCTTCCCAGTCTGATGACTTGTTGCCGGCAACTTTTGACCATTCAGATGGACCTAGTTCTGAAAGTGAGGAAGAGTCGAAAGAATCTGAGCTCATTAGTAAAGAAGACTCTAGTGAATTCTCCAAGAAGCAGGATTTGTACTCTGAAAAATCGGAATGCACTCGAAACATTACTCATGGATTATCTGGATCTTCAGATGAGGAGAATAGTAGCATGCCATCCCGGCAGCTCTCTTCTGAGCTAAACCCTGTGCATGAATTGAAGAAGAATGACAGCCCACCAAGTTCTCCTGATATTGTAGAGGAATCGACTTCAGAAGGCTATAGTGGTTTGAATTTTGGGAAACTGAAGGGTGGCCGAAGAAACCAAAAGAGTAATAAGCTTCCATATgcaaataattcatcaaaaaATGACTTACCATCAAAACAAGCATATGAAAACGATGCCTCAAAAACTGAGCAGTCTACCTCCGTTTCTTCTTCCACAGCTAGGACTTCGTTTAGATCAAATGCTTCCAGTGaagatatatatgatagaaGTGTAGAAGAAAAACCAGTTAAAGAGAAGAGATCACGAGCCAAGCTTAATAGCTTTAATTCCAATCTTGACGATTCGAAGGAAAAGTTCTCGGATTATACTCTCAGAAGTGATCAAGAGTCGCAGAACAATAAAGTGGTTCATGAAGTCTCGAAGATGCCAGCCCCAACAAGAGTTGCAGTTAAGTATCCTGGTTTCTACAATGACGATGATTCTGAGGAAGATTCACATAGTCAAAATATGAAAAACAGTCCTCGTCGAGTTATTGGACTTTCTAGACGGACCAAAGCATCTCCTAAAAGTCCAAGTCCACAGTTAGAGGACTCATACGGGATGCCCACGAGTCATGAGGATAGAACTGAGAGAAAAGCTTCAACTAGTTTCTATGCATCCGCATCACCATTAAAGGCAAAAACTGGAACAAGATACTCTGATCGCTTGGAAACTTCAGAGCAGCCTCAATCATCTAAACCTTTCAAGCAAACTCATGAAACTAAGAGGTCCTATATTGAGGAAAGGTTAAAATCTTCTGCACAGGAACAACACCACATTTATCCTCCAGAGTTAGATAGGCCAGACAATTTTGAGAGTTcaaagttttcttctttttcaagagaGACAACTGCAGCTTCAGTAAAAGCTCGGGCTGAATCATGTAACTTAGAGCAGCCTCAATCGACGAAACCTTCCAAACCGATTCCTGAAACTAAAAGGTCTTTCCATGAAGAAAGATTAAAATCTTCTACAAAGGAATTGCCATCCAATCCTTCACCAAAATTAGCAACACGAGGCAACCCTGAGAGTCCGAAAAAGGAGAAGAATAAGGCAGTTGAGAAAGCTAGTCACGTTCACCCAAAGCTTCCCGACTACGATAACTTTGCAGCTCACTTCCTCTCTCTTCGACAAAATCCCAAGTAAATCCAGTTCCTTGGCATTGATTTATACTTATACATACACATAAGTATAttttttgatttattattttaattagtcCATGGTTTTTTGTTAGATAGTTCTTATTCATGATTCAAACACTGAAGGATACATCAGATGTGCAGGTTAAAGGATACAGTTTTCTGACACTTCGACTAATAATTTGTAGTTTAGGAAAAAACATTCAGTAAAAGAACCAATTAGCCAAAAGGTCAGGTAAGCGATAAATTTGTAAATGGAGAAAATAAGTATCTACACCACAATAAAGCTAGCAAAAGAACCAATTCTTAGGATCTACTAAAAAACGGGAGATGTGTTGTTGAAAATCTGATTGTTACTTTGAGTCCCTAATGACCAGAAAAAGGCCCTGACAGGCTTAAGACACAAGCTCTCCTTTTCCTTTCAAAAAGAGTGGTCCATAAAAAGAGAAGTATGGATGACTCCCATATTTGATGCCAAAGGAGTATACCAAACAAGATGATAGGATCCAAGCCCCCAAAATGATAGAAGAGTTTACTTCAGAAGGTAGATATTCGTATGGTAGAAGAATTTTCATGAAAGAACTTGTCATTTGTTGGTTAAAGTGCCATCCCTTAAAGGTCATaagttcaaatcaatttaaattagttGATTAAAGGGCAATTACTAAAAGGTCATAAGTTCAAATTCTATTTAGAAATCATAGGAACTATTCATTTGAAAGAATGTCTTCAAGGCCTAGGTTTTCCATTCTCTCTACAAGTGCTCTTTTCCTGCTCCGGTCTTTCTTCAGGAAGAATCTTGAGCATTTTCTTCATGAGAAAGAAATGGTATGAATTCGTTCGATtagtaaagaaaaacaaactgTAATTAGGTGATTTTATCATCGGAAAAAAGTCAATCTATACTCGTAAATTTAGAGGTTGAGAAGTCTTAAACTTggagtttcttcattaaaattcAAACTAAACTTTCACAAATGATTAATGTAgacaataaaaataatacttATCTGCAGTTAAATGGACAAAATGGTGTCTCAATTAGCtagtatattattattatataaatattacatttaaatttcaaatttgattatttattgagaaaaataatgaatatatttaaattgaatgtttaaatttagattatataggtgaataatttgatttatatttatttctttctactaaaaaaattaattagctttctagtccaaaatttgagtaatttatttttaaattcaaattatcattCAAAACTAACCAAGTAATCATGATAAacaatttaatgataaaattaattatttaattaaaatttcttcACAAtagtaatttaaattaattgtttttttttaaaaaaaaagtaacgaaAAAATTCCCCGTGGGGAATCCGATCCCTGCAAATTCCCCGTAGGGAATCCCGCCCTGATCCGACATCTCCAGTCTCGTCTTGTGGAGATCAACATGTTAAATTGTATCAAATTTCACCAATTTCACCAAATTGACGTGAATGTTAAAAAGTTGTGAGAAGatgcaaatataacaattagatctaaaatattaatagatataACACAATGCAAAAAAGTTGTAGATATGGCAAAATTTTGATCAAGCTCTTTGAACCATTGATATTGTCGGTAAGAAACTAGAAAATTAAgtggtcaaatgatttttttttttttaaaaaaaaaaaatattagcaATGGGTGATTGTTCCTTTCGTTCTGAGTAATCCATAAGAAAGCTGGGAACAAATCCATCTAGATAATCCCCTTCTCATCAATAAATGGATGGCCAATGAGAGTATGTGAGAAGGGTAATATGCTCATTAGAGAGTGCGGTGAACCATCCGAAGGAGAGATAACTCCTTCCAAAACTACTTTGCAAAAACGCAAAACAATAAAAAGGTGACCCATCGTCTCATGGGCGGCATGGCAAATGACACAACAGTGTGGGAAAAGAGTCATGTGAAGGAGGAGTCGCTACAATTTATCGCAAATTGCTTAATGAAGAGAATGTAAAGGAGCTTTCGGGTTAATTCCCATATTGAGGGGCAATGATTTTTTTGAGAAGGCACCCTTTGCTTCAAGATTCTAGACACATCTATCCTTTTGTATGGTAATATGGACCTCAATGAGACTAtccattcttcaatcttctctgTAGTAAAGTTTCTTCCGTAAGTAATAGACCATCCATGTTGTTCGCTCTATAGCTCATGGATAGTAAAGAATTTTTGTGTGGGTATAACTCAAATTCTAGAAATCACTATTGAAATATAATTCTTGTTTCCAAATCATCGTGCATGAATTGGGGAACAAATAGTGAGCCAACATTGGAATACTATCAACCATACTATAAGGCATAATATacaaattttgggttaatttctCTCCTTCATTACTACAAAATTGCAAAAAGCTTCTTACTACTTTCCTAGAGACTAGCTAACAATGATGTGATTCATTCCTATCCTTGACAAACAGAGGAAATTCCCATACAATCTCAGTTTATTCATCATAATATCTCCCCACATTTCCTCTTCATCAACGGAAGCATTCATAAGATAGTAAGGAAGTTCACTATATTTTGTGAGTGCTGTAACCAGCATCTTCTGATGTCAAATCCTCTTTCCAATTTTCAAACTCAGATCCACCAAATACCAATTGTTTGATTCCAACATAGCTGATTTGTAACATAAACAAACGTTAGGAAAGTAAATGTTAAACCCAATATCCATAAAGAGCTCATATGAGTATAAGAGAGTGCATAAGCATTAGAAGAAATGCAAAATCCAGATCAAAAGAATTGATGTAAGTGCATGTTTGGGAGTGGCTTTAAAAGGGTTAAAATCACCGTTGTCATTTTGGAAATCACTCtaaaacatgcttttaataattcaaaaccaatttgtatgatatgaaaattgcatttaaaaatgtaaaattaaatattaaattaattttgagctaTTAAAGGTGTGTTTTAGAGTTATTAGGAATACGTCAAAAGTGATTTCTAACAATTTTATAATCGCTCCAACATGTTCTttagaactcaaggacacagttgtacaacctatagaacagCTCCTACTCAAGTAAGGTCGTAATAACTCCATCATATTCTAAGTGGGTGAAAATCTAGTGATTCTATTACATACTTCACAGGCAGCAGATGAGcaaaagtatttaaatggaAACTAAATTTGGGCAAGAAAACATTGGTAAGAAGTGTAGTAGGAACTTACTCGGAGCTTATCTGGGTTAGTGCATTTATCAAAATATCTAGAAGCAACGGCTCGCTGGTCCCAATATCAACCCTGTGCATAAAGTAAAGCAGATAAATGAGAAAGAATGTGAACACTGGCATCTTTAGCTCTTTCCTAGTAACAAAGAACAccttttaatcattcaaaatcaattttagtagCATGAAAAATACATTGAAAAGAGTAAAGTTAAACACTGAAttgattttgagtgattaaaagtaggttttggagtgattttaaataCGACAAAAGTGGTTTTcactatttcaaaatcactccaaaaaaTGCATTAAGAAAACAATGTCTGAAGGAGGAAAAACACTAGAGCTGGACCACGACATCAAGGAAATTAGATTGAGAGATATTACCATATACGAGCCAAGTTGTCCTGAACCTCAAAATCCCCAATGTTATAAAATGTGGTTGGGGTAACATTAGCTCCCTGAATAGCATCATAACTTGGTCGTTTATCCAAAGGAGATTGAGAGAGCTGTAGAGATGAACTTAAATGAACGACAACCAATGTGATTCATAAAGTTTGATGATCTTCCAAACAAAATCAGGCAAACCCTTTTACTAACTTGAAACAGGGCATAGCTAAAGAACATATACGGCGAAATTTAGATTAGGGATATTGGAGTTTACCTGCATATTCATTGAATTGCATCCACCAAGGCGTCCAATGACGTGCCATGACCTTATGGTCTGTGAACAAAGATAATAAATCTAATTCACTGAAGTTCTCTAGGCAGAAGGTAACATAACAGGAACAAAAACTTACATCACAAATTAAGGTGATATCTTTTGCCAATGGAGTGTTGTAGAATTCAAACCATATATACGAGTTTGAGAAATCAAATCTGGAAGAAACATGAAAACTTATATATGTAATGGAATGGGGAGAATGTCATGCACAATTATGTTAGACGACAAACATTTAACAGAACATTCTCatatatagagaagaaaaagaaaagaagactCAAATGCAAAAATGttacaaattatttttattctcaACTATGTTCTAAAGATTAAAGAGATAATGGATGTGACGTACGTGGGAATATAACTGGGAAATATTCATGTATTCTATCGGTTCATACAGCCAGGATTCAGCATACACGAAGCAATAAAATTCTCAGTTATCAGAAATATACCAAAACTATTTGTGGTGCAATTGCTATgcatacaaaatgggtcataaACTACAGTTTATATATGCTTGTTGCCTAAGAAAAAACTTCCTAAATTAGAATTTAGCTCCCAACTCTAGTGCAAACCAAGGAGAAACCATATGCATTTATGAAATCGTGGCTGTATAGATAGTCCAACATTAGAGTTCTCTGTTTTACTGCCTCAGGCATTAGTCAGATGAAATGCATTCATCCATAGATTACAAGTTACATTAATTTCTTGTCCCGCAGTATCTTGACCTTTAACCATTTTAGTGTTGTAAATATTAAGCATTTTGCCTACGAAAAGCTAAATCTAGTACTGTACCAATGAAACATGTCGAAACTTTTTGTAGGACTATAAGTCGTAGGATTTATTCTCATAATAAAATGAAGCATGTCTGAaacttttttgtttaaaaaatgactgaaatccaaaaataaatGTGCGATGGAAAAGCAAGTTGAGCGGTTGCttcaataaaatatgaaatgagAGTTCGCACTTGATTTCATTGGACAATCCGTCAATTCAAGTCGTAAAACTAATCTTACTTATTGAATGTAACTTTTATTGGAACGCCTGATCCCGTCTTTGGCTGCAAAatcttgtttcttttcttcctcagcCTCTCTTCCATCTGCAATTTGGACCTCGTACAAGTTAAAACACCGAGAGCTGAAAACGAGAACGCTTCTAATAAACAATCTACATGTTTATCCAGACATTTCAACTTAGGCCATCATATTTGCACTCCTAAAACGAACCAAATACATAAACAGATGACCCAATAAACAGATGATTTCTATTAAGCGGTAGCAAGAATTTGAAGTATAAAATCTCCACTTATTAGTTCGTTGATAAACCCACAATGGGATAATAGAAAACAAAAGTGAAAAGGTGATTGACGGGGAAGAGATAAGAAAGCTTTACTTTGGACCGAGCTTTCTCTGGATCATCAAGACTAGCTCCGATAATTTCAGCGAATTCAGGGTCTCGATCGTAGTCTTTTTCCCCTTCTCTTCCTCTAAATCCACTCTCACTCCAAAATCTGTCGTCTCCATCGTCGTAATCTTCGCGTTCTTCATCCACCGCCTCGATTTCAGTGGAGGGGAAATTCTGGATTTCCGATTTTTGGTCGCGGGTAGCTGTGGTTAGAAAACTCCGAGGAAGGGGTCTAGAGATCGAAGATGGAGAGAAGAAATGGTTGGTTGGGCGGGAAATTTTAGCGTCAATTGTTGTGACGGGAAGACGAAGCGAGGGGAGAATAGAGTTGTAGAATGGCAAGACAATCATTTCGTTCGGTGGAAGCGATGGTGGAGATTGAAAACCTTGAACGATAGAAAGTTGAAGATCAAATGTTCTTCTAATCTGGAAAGAAATGGAAGTTGGAATGAACTGGAAATCAACCTGCAAGCGATGCTGCTGATTTGGGTATCCAAATAACGATTTAGCTCTCGCTTTTAACAGGCTTGGTGTTCAAATTTCTGTGCTTAAAAGTCCGGAAGAGCATAAAGAAAACCAGGATAATTGAAGTATGGACTCCTGCTACTCTGAGCAAAGAGCGAGAGAAATTAGAGAGTTGGGAGAAAATAATCAACCCAAAGTAATAACAGGAGCGAGAGCGAGCGAGATAAATAGAGATGAGGATAAACTGGGAAAAAAATAAACAGAAAAACATAACTCAAAGGAACGAGACAGCTATCTTAATTTGTGTGTAGATGGGtctattttggtaatttcactcCGATATGATATGAGCAAAGagtataaatcaaataaaaatttaagataCATTTGAGTCAATAATAGAGATGTCTAATTTTCGGAGGAGATTCTTTGGGGTCCCGCATTTTCGATTAGGCGGGGAATAGAAAAGGGAGTGGGCAAAAAATTTACCGTGAGACAGGGCCGTCCCCGGCCCACCCCGATTGGTTTTTAcctatttatttagtataattatctaatattatgttattatttttattatataaatattacaattaaattttaaatttgattatttattggaaaagataattaatatatttaaatttagattatatatgtgaataatttgatttatatttatttattctattaaaaaaattaattagttttttggacagaaattagattaatttatttttaaatttaaattgtcatatataaattaatcataataaaataataaataatttagtgataaagttaattatttaattaaaatttgttcatattagtgatttaaattaattgttttttttttaaaaaaaaagagggggGGTAACGAAAAAAATTCCTCGCAGGGAATCCGATTCCGTGGAGAATTTCGTGGGGATGGGGAATAAAATGAGGAGCGGGGATGGGAATGAAATGGAGAGCGGGGACGGGAATAGGGAATGGCATCCCCGGCCCCATCCCACCCCGTGGATATCTCTAGTCAAGAACTATGTTAATTctcatcaaattaaaatagtttacatcttaaagacatactattataactcaaactaaaataatctacaccacaaatataaattattataatctaaattaaaataatttacaccaCAAACACCAACTATTATAATTAAGTTATAATAACGTAAGATTAAAGTAACAACTCATTGCTCATCGTGTGTTTGTACTTTAAAGGtacaatatttattttgagTCATCGAAGTAATACTCACAAAAATAAGAATCGAGGTGTCTCGTTTTCGTTTTTTATTCTCTCCTCTACTCTACCCGATATTATTCATTTTATAGCTCATCGTCAAAGTATACTTG comes from Benincasa hispida cultivar B227 chromosome 2, ASM972705v1, whole genome shotgun sequence and encodes:
- the LOC120071136 gene encoding uncharacterized protein LOC120071136 codes for the protein MLHKSFKPAKCKTSLKLAVSRIKLLRNKKDVQIKQLKGDLAKLLEAGQDQTARIRVEHFVREEKSKEAYELIEIFCELIVARMPMIESQKNCPIDLKEAVSSVIFASPRCADIPELMDVRKHFKSKYGKEFVSAAVELRPECGVNRMLVEKLSAKAPDGQSKIKILTAIAEEYNIKWDPKSFGDNINPPADFLNGPNTFGKSNQIQMESIGGPSSFDHNNKESSRIHVPFKFNERPHIPEKSPEHSLRSKHHSQQSNFAHVDANQRNITGHHNSETSSQGTHRHSNSGEQINYSSSRQQWSMDFKDATSAAKAAAESAELASLAARAAAELSSRGNISQPSSSEFQHSSSCNLRAEGPQGYASVHLQDQQLPKDQDVRAPCKSSTTDDNSRDDDTRRYMGDDSKNFSYPSLSASNNDVNTSATNFNAADRYSFKNSSEPRFSDSLGSSATVEKQPRKQDADTSVASFNAADRCSFKNLSEPVFSGSLDSVDEQPRNFDSNASVTDFNESDRYSLKNPTEPEFSGSLGSTHMEKQPKNFDVEYVSDKPFGTGFDRTSSYGDMRIENDSIKVPSHEKLGNDAYENPFAMDKPNDSESTVDTSFNDHASVVFDDYGQDDDYLPDYDFQRRESIPELSLPKGKVLINSSTDDTWIFNQNKDDSPEKAVSHSQNFDRTSLFAENIGSFEDPSQSDDLLPATFDHSDGPSSESEEESKESELISKEDSSEFSKKQDLYSEKSECTRNITHGLSGSSDEENSSMPSRQLSSELNPVHELKKNDSPPSSPDIVEESTSEGYSGLNFGKLKGGRRNQKSNKLPYANNSSKNDLPSKQAYENDASKTEQSTSVSSSTARTSFRSNASSEDIYDRSVEEKPVKEKRSRAKLNSFNSNLDDSKEKFSDYTLRSDQESQNNKVVHEVSKMPAPTRVAVKYPGFYNDDDSEEDSHSQNMKNSPRRVIGLSRRTKASPKSPSPQLEDSYGMPTSHEDRTERKASTSFYASASPLKAKTGTRYSDRLETSEQPQSSKPFKQTHETKRSYIEERLKSSAQEQHHIYPPELDRPDNFESSKFSSFSRETTAASVKARAESCNLEQPQSTKPSKPIPETKRSFHEERLKSSTKELPSNPSPKLATRGNPESPKKEKNKAVEKASHVHPKLPDYDNFAAHFLSLRQNPK
- the LOC120071909 gene encoding uncharacterized protein LOC120071909 — encoded protein: MIVLPFYNSILPSLRLPVTTIDAKISRPTNHFFSPSSISRPLPRSFLTTATRDQKSEIQNFPSTEIEAVDEEREDYDDGDDRFWSESGFRGREGEKDYDRDPEFAEIIGASLDDPEKARSKMEERLRKKRNKILQPKTGSGVPIKVTFNKFDFSNSYIWFEFYNTPLAKDITLICDTIRSWHVIGRLGGCNSMNMQLSQSPLDKRPSYDAIQGANVTPTTFYNIGDFEVQDNLARIWVDIGTSEPLLLDILINALTQISSDYVGIKQLVFGGSEFENWKEDLTSEDAGYSTHKI